Within the Sulfurospirillum barnesii SES-3 genome, the region ACAGCGCTTCCACACTTTACCATGCCATTTTCATGCCACGAACCAAATCTATTTTACAAAACATTGACCATGGTGCTATTTACATTCTTATTGCAGGAACCTACACACCCATCAGCTTACTAGGCATTAAAGGTGCGTTGGGATGGACACTTTTTGGCATTGCATGGGCAATTGCTGCACTGGGTGCGAGCCTCAATCTTTTTTTTCCAAAACGCTTTGCACGCTCATCCTTAGTTCTCTATATTGCTATGGGGTGGATGGTTGTAGGTGTTTTCAAAACGCTTCTAGCCCATCTTGACACATTGACACTTTCATTATTAGTAGCAGGTGGCATTACCTACACGGTTGGCATTATTTTTTATGTGTGGAGAAGACTGCATCTTAATCATGCTATTTGGCACTTCTTTGTCCTAGCTGGCTCTGTCTTTCACTTCTTTATGGTGTTACTACTCATTTTAGCGTAGGGCTTATATTTTAGAACACTAGCCAAAGTTGAGAGTTTTCAGAGTTTAAATTTAATTTTGACGAACATGAAAATAACTACGTAAAATATACAATATATTACGTATTCTCTTCTTACATTTCATTATGATTTCCAATAAAAACAAAGGTGGTATTTTGGCACTTTTTCAAGATAAATGGGATAGGCTAAATTAGCATTTTAAGGCTTTACGTTTAACATACTAGCTAAGACAAAAAATAATTACGTGCATTATCCCTTAAAAAAATCCCTTAAATGAGCAATACTACTGTATCCCATATTTAAAATGCTCTCTTTAGAATTACCGCCTAAATGTGGGGTGCAGATGAGGTTTGGTAGGGCGATAAGCTCTTTATCTTCCACGGGCTCTTTGGCAAAAGCTTCGAGAGCCGCCCCTGCGATTTGCCCTGTTTTAAGTGCAATTTTAAGCGCTTCTTCATCGATAATTCCGCCTCTAGCCGTGTTAATGATAAACGCATCACGCCTCATGCGCTCAAACTCTTTGCTTGAAAACATGCCGTGTGATTCAGGAGTGAGAGGCAGGTGAATGGAGATGATGTCGGCTTTGTCGAGTATCTCCTCTTTGCTCGCAAAAGTGATGCCATAGCGTTTGGCTTCTGCTTCGTTGTGGGTGCGATTGTAAACCAAAATGGTGCATGAAAAGGGTGCTAAAAGCTCAATCACCCGTTT harbors:
- the trhA gene encoding PAQR family membrane homeostasis protein TrhA, producing the protein MVSRDYSFREEIWHSCIHGIGILLSVSALSILCVYAGESGDGTKIASAIVFGLSLIILYSASTLYHAIFMPRTKSILQNIDHGAIYILIAGTYTPISLLGIKGALGWTLFGIAWAIAALGASLNLFFPKRFARSSLVLYIAMGWMVVGVFKTLLAHLDTLTLSLLVAGGITYTVGIIFYVWRRLHLNHAIWHFFVLAGSVFHFFMVLLLILA
- a CDS encoding phosphoglycerate dehydrogenase; translated protein: MKIAVLSPLFSRSSELVAELKAHFSDVRLNADNALKTPTDIIAFLEDVEGAIVGREVIDEAILAHTPSLKILSRYGVGLDNLDVEAMKKRGIALGWSGGTNANSVAEITLSFMLSLIRNLHISTTLLKQGIWKPNGGRELSGKTIGLFGFGHISKRVIELLAPFSCTILVYNRTHNEAEAKRYGITFASKEEILDKADIISIHLPLTPESHGMFSSKEFERMRRDAFIINTARGGIIDEEALKIALKTGQIAGAALEAFAKEPVEDKELIALPNLICTPHLGGNSKESILNMGYSSIAHLRDFFKG